Proteins encoded within one genomic window of Etheostoma cragini isolate CJK2018 chromosome 21, CSU_Ecrag_1.0, whole genome shotgun sequence:
- the adprm gene encoding manganese-dependent ADP-ribose/CDP-alcohol diphosphatase isoform X1: MDDCPQQTPLFTFGVIADIQYADIDDGYNFARTRRRYYRSSLKLLRNARESWSDSAVKPEFILQLGDIIDGFNKGQDSSDRALHTVLREFSSGPAELHHVWGNHEFYNFSRSALLRSRLNSSSRPGGSSSSSSRGLGAQAPGSDIYAYSFRPYPGFTFVVLDAYDVSLLGRQESSEQYSQAMDLIKQNNTNEDLNCPPVSEGLQQRFTMFNGGFSKEQLDWLDSVLSSADDKQERVTLVSHLPVHPCSTEPMSLAWNYEQLLAVVQSHGSVVCFMAGHDHEGGYHRDTDTGVHHVTFQGVIETPPDSNAFATVSVYKDRMELKGRGRIADRLLLFPCLRS; the protein is encoded by the exons ATGGACGACTGTCCTCAACAAACGCCGCTGTTTACATTCGGCGTGATAGCGGACATTCAGTACGCAGATATCGACGACGGGTACAATTTCGCCAGGACAAGGAGGCGGTACTACCGGAGCAGTCTGAAGCTGCTCAGAAACGCCCGGGAAAGTTGGTCGGActcagctgtaaaaccagagtTTATCCTTCAGCTGGGGGACATTATCGACGGCTTCAACAAGGGCCAGGACTCCTCTGACCGCGCGCTACACACCGTGCTACGGGAATTCAGCTCCGGCCCCGCGGAGCTCCACCATGTGTGGGGCAACCACGAGTTTTATAACTTCAGCAGGAGCGCGCTGCTGCGTTCAAGGCTCAACAGCAGCTCCCGCCccggcggcagcagcagcagcagcagccgggggcTTGGGGCCCAGGCTCCTGGCAGTGATATCTATGCCTACTCCTTCCGCCCGTACCCCGGCTTCACCTTCGTGGTGCTGGACGCATATGATGTGAGCCTGCTGGGCAGACAGGAGTCCAGTGAGCAGTACAGCCAGGCGATGGATTTAATCAAACAGAACAACACCAACGAGGACCTCAACTGCCCCCCAG TTTCCGAGGGCCTGCAGCAGAGGTTTACAATGTTCAATGGGGGCTTCAGTAAGGAGCAGCTGGACTGGCTGGATTCGGTTCTGTCCTCGGCCGATGACAAACAGGAAAGAGTCACACTCGTGA gCCACCTTCCCGTGCACCCCTGCTCCACCGAACCCATGTCCCTGGCCTGGAACTACGAGCAGCTGCTGGCTGTTGTCCAATCCCACGGCAGCGTGGTGTGCTTCATGGCCGGACACGACCACGAAGGGGGCTACCACCGGGACACAGACACGGGAGTGCACCACGTGACATTCCAGGGCGTGATCGAGACTCCGCCTGACAGCAATGCCTTCGCCACCGTCTCGGTGTACAAGGACAGGATGGAGctgaaagggagagggaggattGCTGACCGATTGCTTCTGTTCCCATGCCTAAGATCCTAG
- the adprm gene encoding manganese-dependent ADP-ribose/CDP-alcohol diphosphatase isoform X2 yields the protein MDDCPQQTPLFTFGVIADIQYADIDDGYNFARTRRRYYRSSLKLLRNARESWSDSAVKPEFILQLGDIIDGFNKGQDSSDRALHTVLREFSSGPAELHHVWGNHEFYNFSRSALLRSRLNSSSRPGGSSSSSSRGLGAQAPGSDIYAYSFRPYPGFTFVVLDAYDVSLLGRQESSEQYSQAMDLIKQNNTNEDLNCPPVSEGLQQRFTMFNGGFSKEQLDWLDSVLSSADDKQERVTLATFPCTPAPPNPCPWPGTTSSCWLLSNPTAAWCASWPDTTTKGATTGTQTRECTT from the exons ATGGACGACTGTCCTCAACAAACGCCGCTGTTTACATTCGGCGTGATAGCGGACATTCAGTACGCAGATATCGACGACGGGTACAATTTCGCCAGGACAAGGAGGCGGTACTACCGGAGCAGTCTGAAGCTGCTCAGAAACGCCCGGGAAAGTTGGTCGGActcagctgtaaaaccagagtTTATCCTTCAGCTGGGGGACATTATCGACGGCTTCAACAAGGGCCAGGACTCCTCTGACCGCGCGCTACACACCGTGCTACGGGAATTCAGCTCCGGCCCCGCGGAGCTCCACCATGTGTGGGGCAACCACGAGTTTTATAACTTCAGCAGGAGCGCGCTGCTGCGTTCAAGGCTCAACAGCAGCTCCCGCCccggcggcagcagcagcagcagcagccgggggcTTGGGGCCCAGGCTCCTGGCAGTGATATCTATGCCTACTCCTTCCGCCCGTACCCCGGCTTCACCTTCGTGGTGCTGGACGCATATGATGTGAGCCTGCTGGGCAGACAGGAGTCCAGTGAGCAGTACAGCCAGGCGATGGATTTAATCAAACAGAACAACACCAACGAGGACCTCAACTGCCCCCCAG TTTCCGAGGGCCTGCAGCAGAGGTTTACAATGTTCAATGGGGGCTTCAGTAAGGAGCAGCTGGACTGGCTGGATTCGGTTCTGTCCTCGGCCGATGACAAACAGGAAAGAGTCACACTC gCCACCTTCCCGTGCACCCCTGCTCCACCGAACCCATGTCCCTGGCCTGGAACTACGAGCAGCTGCTGGCTGTTGTCCAATCCCACGGCAGCGTGGTGTGCTTCATGGCCGGACACGACCACGAAGGGGGCTACCACCGGGACACAGACACGGGAGTGCACCACGTGA